A region of Hydrogenimonas cancrithermarum DNA encodes the following proteins:
- a CDS encoding CDP-alcohol phosphatidyltransferase family protein produces MNPLLNPKSHFNLANLFTMVNITCGLVATYFITQNNFFYAIVFAWIGGAFDIFDGKIARKFNLSNEFGIQLDSFADFLSFVLVPVFLIFQAVYTHLDGFWFNIGVVATVYYVISGLRRLIQFNIDAEAGEVGKFFVGVPTPLGAILLWLVYLGYTYGVLPGQMVILFMVVIGWLLNSTLRVPHP; encoded by the coding sequence ATGAATCCGCTTCTCAATCCAAAATCACATTTCAATCTCGCCAACCTCTTTACAATGGTCAACATCACATGCGGTCTTGTCGCGACCTATTTCATCACTCAGAACAACTTTTTCTATGCCATCGTCTTTGCTTGGATCGGTGGCGCTTTCGACATTTTCGACGGTAAGATTGCACGAAAATTCAACCTTTCCAACGAATTCGGCATACAGCTCGATTCGTTCGCCGATTTTCTCTCCTTTGTATTGGTTCCGGTTTTTTTGATTTTTCAGGCCGTATATACGCATTTGGATGGATTTTGGTTCAATATCGGCGTGGTTGCAACCGTTTACTATGTCATCAGCGGATTGAGGCGTCTCATCCAGTTCAATATCGATGCCGAAGCGGGTGAAGTCGGAAAGTTTTTTGTCGGCGTACCCACACCGCTGGGCGCCATCTTGCTCTGGCTCGTCTACCTCGGCTACACCTATGGCGTTCTACCCGGCCAAATGGTTATATTGTTCATGGTCGTCATCGGTTGGCTTCTCAACTCGACGTTGAGAGTACCGCATCCCTGA
- a CDS encoding MlaE family ABC transporter permease has protein sequence MAISWIEIFFAWVGRPVLHLYNRMADFGRFIEFQVGLIPLYFKRPYRLREFFQQMESIGIGTLGVILLTALFTGMVEAIQLYHGFHRFSAENFMGYTIFVSISRELGPVFAALMLISRAISAMAAELGTMRVTEQIDAIETLAVDSKKYLIIPRILATTLSLPLLVITFDFVGNISAYLISTEALGVNPVAYQNTIQQYLVFADIGTGVLKAFVFGFLISSIGTYLGYIARGGARGVGQATTSAVVYSAVTIFAANYFLSSLFLLLDW, from the coding sequence ATGGCGATAAGTTGGATAGAGATTTTTTTTGCATGGGTCGGCAGGCCTGTCCTTCATCTTTATAACAGAATGGCCGACTTCGGACGTTTTATCGAGTTTCAGGTTGGGTTGATCCCTCTCTATTTCAAGCGGCCCTATCGTCTACGGGAGTTTTTCCAGCAGATGGAGAGTATAGGAATCGGGACGCTGGGTGTCATTTTGCTGACGGCGCTCTTTACCGGAATGGTAGAAGCGATCCAGCTCTACCACGGTTTTCACCGCTTCAGTGCCGAGAACTTCATGGGCTACACGATTTTCGTCTCGATTTCAAGAGAGCTGGGTCCGGTCTTCGCCGCGCTGATGCTCATTTCGCGCGCGATCAGTGCGATGGCTGCGGAACTCGGCACCATGCGGGTGACCGAACAGATCGACGCGATCGAAACGCTTGCGGTCGATTCGAAAAAGTACCTGATCATTCCCAGAATTCTCGCGACGACGCTCTCGCTGCCTTTACTGGTCATTACATTCGATTTCGTAGGAAATATCAGCGCCTATCTAATCTCCACCGAGGCGCTGGGGGTCAATCCGGTGGCATATCAGAACACTATTCAGCAGTATCTCGTCTTCGCAGATATCGGTACGGGTGTGTTGAAAGCGTTCGTTTTCGGATTTTTGATCAGCTCTATCGGAACTTATCTGGGTTATATCGCAAGAGGTGGGGCACGGGGTGTGGGGCAGGCGACGACGTCCGCCGTCGTCTATTCGGCGGTGACGATCTTCGCCGCCAACTATTTTCTATCGTCGCTCTTTTTGCTGCTGGACTGGTAA
- the fliL gene encoding flagellar basal body-associated protein FliL, translated as MAEEEKEESQESEGSETQKKGGSNIVLILIVVLLVLVLAIGGVVAYLMLSGDDETIDDTTIKQEKIEKKRSRRNNEEMGVGPMYPLDKFTVNLMSENGRRYLVVKMNMEEDSEELTPELDKKTPLIRDIVISILSSKTVEEITTAKGKEKLKEEILNQINKHLEDGEIRHVYFTEFVIQ; from the coding sequence ATGGCCGAAGAAGAGAAAGAAGAGTCCCAGGAGAGCGAAGGCTCGGAAACGCAGAAAAAAGGCGGCAGCAACATCGTCTTGATTCTTATCGTCGTTCTTCTGGTACTGGTTCTTGCCATAGGCGGTGTCGTGGCCTATCTGATGCTGTCGGGAGACGATGAAACCATCGACGATACGACCATCAAGCAGGAGAAGATCGAGAAGAAACGATCCAGACGAAACAATGAGGAGATGGGAGTCGGCCCGATGTATCCTCTCGACAAATTCACCGTCAACCTCATGAGCGAAAACGGCCGAAGGTATCTGGTGGTCAAAATGAATATGGAAGAGGACAGCGAAGAGTTGACACCGGAGCTCGATAAAAAGACACCCCTCATTCGCGATATCGTCATCTCCATACTTTCATCCAAAACGGTCGAGGAGATCACAACGGCAAAGGGAAAAGAGAAGCTGAAAGAGGAGATCCTCAATCAGATCAACAAGCATCTCGAGGATGGTGAAATACGCCACGTCTATTTCACGGAGTTCGTCATTCAATGA
- the acpS gene encoding holo-ACP synthase, whose translation MIGVDIVVIDRIESSLQKHGEKFLRRYLLEEEISLVKRAETAAGFWAAKEAIAKALGTGIGSELGFHDIKIEKDEKGAPFFRLPSDLVKRYKIVSTSLSIAHDGGFAIAVAAIESSPTADKM comes from the coding sequence ATGATCGGTGTCGACATCGTAGTCATCGATCGCATCGAATCGTCATTGCAAAAGCACGGTGAGAAGTTTTTACGGCGCTATCTGCTCGAAGAGGAGATCTCACTCGTGAAGAGAGCCGAGACTGCTGCGGGATTCTGGGCGGCCAAAGAGGCGATCGCCAAAGCGCTTGGTACGGGTATCGGTTCGGAACTCGGCTTTCATGACATCAAAATAGAAAAAGATGAAAAAGGTGCACCCTTTTTCAGACTCCCTTCCGATCTCGTAAAACGTTACAAGATCGTTTCGACATCACTCTCCATCGCCCACGATGGCGGTTTTGCGATCGCGGTCGCGGCGATCGAGTCGTCACCCACCGCCGACAAAATGTAA
- the thiS gene encoding sulfur carrier protein ThiS translates to MKIIVNGEEKQFEEGTTLAEIIEKLGIADKVMAAAVNMEVVKKDNWPSFAPKEGDKIELLHFVGGG, encoded by the coding sequence ATGAAAATCATAGTCAACGGAGAAGAGAAACAGTTCGAAGAGGGCACGACACTTGCCGAAATTATCGAAAAACTCGGCATCGCCGATAAAGTGATGGCTGCCGCCGTCAATATGGAGGTCGTCAAAAAAGATAATTGGCCTTCGTTCGCCCCGAAGGAGGGGGATAAAATCGAACTGTTACATTTTGTCGGCGGTGGGTGA
- a CDS encoding ankyrin repeat domain-containing protein — MKRIIIIATLILSSLLVADESNGWKPLHEAVFKSDMGSTERLVAKEDCDIDCQSKAGISPLHIAVKTRNLKMVDYLLENGADVDIQDNNGYTPLLYAISQRRLKIVRALVMHDADVNLPNNAGITPLQQAAYTNDFSIVDFLLDHGADPDLLNANGINACELAYVKGNFSMAHHLLSYTHGECGKYADELNTTKEGEMK, encoded by the coding sequence ATGAAAAGAATAATAATTATCGCCACATTAATTTTGTCGTCTTTGCTCGTCGCCGATGAATCGAACGGATGGAAGCCGCTGCACGAAGCCGTTTTCAAGAGTGATATGGGTTCCACGGAACGGCTTGTGGCAAAAGAGGATTGTGACATCGACTGCCAGTCGAAAGCGGGAATTTCGCCGCTTCACATCGCAGTGAAAACGCGGAACCTGAAAATGGTCGACTATCTGCTCGAGAACGGTGCCGATGTGGATATTCAGGACAACAACGGATACACCCCGCTGCTGTATGCGATAAGCCAGCGGCGGTTGAAGATCGTCAGGGCACTCGTCATGCACGATGCCGATGTCAACCTTCCCAACAATGCCGGCATCACACCGCTCCAGCAGGCGGCATACACCAACGATTTTTCTATCGTAGATTTTCTGCTCGACCACGGTGCGGATCCGGATCTTTTAAATGCCAACGGGATCAATGCCTGTGAACTGGCCTATGTCAAGGGGAATTTTTCCATGGCCCATCATCTGCTCTCCTATACGCATGGGGAGTGTGGGAAGTATGCGGATGAGTTGAACACGACAAAAGAGGGGGAGATGAAATGA
- a CDS encoding SAM-dependent methyltransferase, giving the protein MKPFSEYMNEWLYGPEGYYATFKAIGKEGDFYTAVSTSRFFGATIAHYMISLVKAGKLAPDLHLVEIGAHQGYLLGDMIEWIAQEAPELLETMKFGIVERFLSLRKVQLDYFETRFGDAVELLHYCDASIIGAKEAFVVANEIFDAFPCDLVYKGKTALVDDTHTIHFEGDDGQVIALAERYGQTKGEVARGYESFAASLFGGAEKIVFVSFDYGEKEVRNDFSIRIYKGHEVFPLFEEGLDLKALFGKSDITYDVNFAHVIDAFEAAGFMTHAYKTQLRALTEYGLPDLLEQLAKLGSQTLYLRELNKIKTLIDPAMMGERFKLVEFHKNIG; this is encoded by the coding sequence ATGAAGCCGTTCAGTGAGTATATGAACGAGTGGCTTTACGGGCCCGAAGGGTACTATGCCACCTTCAAAGCGATCGGGAAAGAGGGGGACTTCTACACGGCCGTCAGTACAAGCCGATTTTTCGGTGCGACGATCGCCCACTATATGATTTCGCTCGTCAAGGCAGGCAAACTTGCTCCAGACCTTCATCTGGTCGAGATCGGTGCGCATCAGGGCTATCTTTTGGGCGACATGATCGAGTGGATCGCGCAGGAGGCACCTGAACTACTCGAGACGATGAAATTCGGCATTGTCGAGCGATTCCTTTCCCTTCGAAAGGTTCAGCTGGACTACTTTGAAACCCGTTTCGGCGATGCTGTCGAGCTTTTGCACTATTGCGATGCAAGCATCATTGGAGCCAAAGAGGCATTCGTCGTGGCCAACGAGATTTTCGACGCATTCCCCTGTGACCTCGTTTATAAAGGGAAAACAGCGCTGGTAGACGATACACATACGATCCATTTCGAAGGGGATGATGGCCAGGTCATCGCACTTGCCGAACGATACGGCCAGACGAAAGGGGAGGTGGCCCGCGGCTATGAATCGTTTGCGGCTTCACTTTTCGGGGGGGCCGAAAAGATCGTTTTCGTCTCTTTCGATTATGGTGAAAAAGAGGTGCGTAACGACTTTTCGATTCGTATCTACAAAGGGCATGAGGTCTTCCCGCTTTTCGAAGAGGGGCTCGATCTCAAAGCGCTGTTCGGGAAGAGCGATATAACCTACGACGTCAACTTCGCACATGTCATAGACGCTTTCGAAGCGGCCGGTTTCATGACCCATGCCTACAAAACCCAGCTTAGAGCGCTGACGGAGTATGGCCTTCCCGATTTGCTTGAACAGCTCGCCAAGCTTGGCAGCCAGACCCTCTACCTTCGTGAATTGAACAAGATAAAAACCTTAATCGATCCTGCGATGATGGGAGAGCGGTTCAAACTGGTTGAATTTCACAAGAATATCGGCTAA
- a CDS encoding TolC family protein, which yields MALNGSNLRWQSCSLLAKYMLNQRRSHLDGTNAPFSSPAGAHGVETRLFEVILKPSKVVVALFTASLLYAGEADALLSTLKQKTLQLKREKNSADSGQLEYSWINPITVSYGYSRSDQFDRIQTNRSLSVGVDQPIFKSGGIWYAVKYARATRKVGDLSIEAERRTLIKQVVATLFNFKKNAYQIEKQKLLIENDRIDIERKKERFLSGDLDSGFLDQAILKKNQDTMTLYTLQDSRAQLQMTFKNLSDLDPERVKLPRFSLMDKETFLKNNIDLARVREEIVQKDYFNTMTWTRYMLTLSVQGNYVKPYENTSVFGGSLPNALDPYYSYGFRISIPLDVTSYHTIQSTRADYLRAKISFSDKRREADNSYVAALKRLDVIDRMIGLAKDDEKLYASLVESTKEQVDAGEMTVYDLQTMENSRMIRQLDQKIFDLDKQLVLLDLYEKSYEAVQ from the coding sequence TTGGCTTTGAACGGTTCGAATCTGCGCTGGCAAAGCTGTAGCCTACTGGCCAAATATATGTTGAACCAGCGAAGAAGCCACTTGGATGGCACCAATGCGCCATTCTCCTCACCGGCAGGCGCACATGGGGTGGAGACGCGCTTGTTTGAAGTGATTCTCAAACCATCGAAAGTGGTTGTAGCGCTCTTCACTGCTTCACTCCTTTATGCAGGTGAGGCAGATGCGCTTCTTTCAACCCTGAAGCAGAAGACACTTCAGCTGAAGCGTGAAAAAAACAGTGCGGACAGCGGACAGCTCGAATACAGCTGGATCAATCCGATCACTGTCAGCTACGGCTATAGCCGCTCCGATCAGTTCGATCGTATTCAGACCAACCGGTCACTCTCGGTCGGCGTCGACCAGCCCATTTTTAAAAGCGGAGGCATATGGTATGCCGTAAAGTATGCAAGAGCGACGCGAAAAGTGGGTGACCTGAGCATCGAAGCGGAGAGACGCACACTGATCAAGCAGGTCGTGGCGACGCTGTTCAATTTCAAAAAAAACGCTTATCAGATCGAAAAGCAGAAACTTCTGATCGAGAATGACCGTATCGATATCGAGCGGAAAAAAGAGCGGTTTCTGAGCGGCGATCTCGACAGCGGTTTTCTGGATCAGGCGATTTTGAAAAAGAATCAGGATACGATGACGCTCTATACGCTGCAAGATAGTAGAGCACAGCTGCAGATGACGTTCAAGAACCTGAGCGATCTCGATCCCGAGAGAGTCAAACTTCCCCGTTTCAGCCTGATGGATAAAGAGACATTTCTGAAAAACAATATCGATCTGGCACGCGTGAGAGAGGAGATTGTCCAGAAAGATTACTTCAATACGATGACATGGACACGATATATGCTGACCCTATCCGTGCAGGGAAACTATGTCAAACCCTATGAAAACACGTCGGTATTCGGAGGTTCGCTTCCCAACGCCCTCGATCCATACTACTCCTATGGATTCAGAATCTCGATTCCGCTGGATGTCACTTCCTACCATACCATCCAGTCCACCCGTGCCGATTATCTGCGCGCGAAGATCAGTTTTTCGGACAAGAGACGTGAAGCCGACAACAGCTATGTCGCGGCACTCAAACGTCTCGATGTGATCGATCGTATGATCGGCCTTGCAAAAGATGATGAAAAACTCTATGCCTCACTCGTCGAGAGTACAAAAGAGCAGGTCGATGCGGGGGAGATGACGGTGTATGACCTTCAGACGATGGAAAACTCCAGGATGATCCGCCAACTCGATCAGAAAATTTTCGATCTCGACAAACAACTGGTCTTGCTTGACCTTTACGAGAAGAGCTATGAAGCCGTTCAGTGA
- a CDS encoding aspartate aminotransferase family protein: MMNLKEMDQTYVLPTYARNYVHFVRGENSMLYDAEGKDYVDFGSGIAVCSVGHGNPRLAKAICDQAQKLIHTSNLYLIEPQARLAKRLAELSGYDVQTFFANSGAEANEGAIKIARRYGEVEGEVKRYKIITLEHSFHGRTITALKATGQEAMHTYFGPFPDGFVYARNIEHIYDLIDDHTVAVMIELVQGEGGVQPMEKAEVQKLAETLKKRDILLVVDEVQTGIYRTGEVLASNLYGITPDIVTLAKGLGGGVPIGAIMTTHKGILKAGDHGSTFGGNFLSTRAALEVLEILEGHKNSGELDHMLILFEERLKRVAAKHPELFDKEVGVGFMRGLRVKEGKDAGDIIKAAFDARVVVLKAGKNTVRFLPVLTITKEEMELGFERFESALAKL; encoded by the coding sequence ATGATGAATTTGAAAGAGATGGATCAAACCTACGTTCTGCCGACCTATGCGAGAAATTACGTACACTTCGTAAGGGGCGAAAACTCGATGCTCTACGATGCCGAGGGGAAAGACTATGTCGATTTTGGCAGCGGTATCGCCGTCTGCAGCGTCGGACACGGCAATCCTCGTTTGGCAAAGGCGATCTGCGATCAGGCACAAAAACTCATCCATACCTCGAACCTTTACCTTATAGAGCCGCAGGCGAGGCTGGCGAAACGTCTCGCGGAACTGAGCGGCTACGATGTGCAGACATTTTTCGCCAACAGTGGGGCCGAAGCGAACGAAGGGGCCATCAAAATCGCACGGCGCTACGGCGAAGTGGAAGGGGAGGTCAAGCGCTACAAGATCATCACGCTCGAGCACTCTTTCCACGGCCGTACCATCACTGCACTCAAGGCGACGGGACAGGAGGCGATGCATACCTACTTCGGCCCTTTTCCGGATGGATTCGTCTATGCCCGAAATATCGAACATATTTACGATCTGATCGACGATCACACCGTCGCGGTGATGATTGAACTCGTTCAGGGGGAAGGTGGTGTTCAGCCAATGGAGAAAGCGGAGGTGCAGAAACTGGCTGAAACACTGAAAAAGCGCGATATCCTGCTCGTCGTCGATGAAGTCCAGACGGGTATCTACCGTACCGGCGAGGTGCTGGCTTCCAACCTCTACGGAATAACTCCCGATATCGTTACGCTGGCAAAAGGGCTTGGCGGTGGCGTACCGATCGGTGCGATCATGACGACACACAAAGGCATTCTCAAAGCGGGCGACCACGGCAGTACATTCGGCGGCAACTTTCTCTCGACCCGCGCAGCGCTCGAGGTGCTCGAGATTCTGGAAGGGCACAAAAACAGCGGTGAACTCGACCATATGCTGATACTGTTCGAAGAGAGGCTCAAAAGGGTCGCGGCGAAACATCCGGAGCTTTTCGACAAAGAGGTGGGGGTCGGTTTTATGCGCGGTTTGCGTGTCAAAGAGGGCAAAGATGCCGGCGATATTATCAAGGCGGCATTCGATGCACGTGTCGTCGTACTGAAAGCCGGAAAAAATACCGTCCGCTTCCTGCCCGTTCTGACAATTACAAAAGAGGAGATGGAACTTGGCTTTGAACGGTTCGAATCTGCGCTGGCAAAGCTGTAG